A window of Populus trichocarpa isolate Nisqually-1 chromosome 17, P.trichocarpa_v4.1, whole genome shotgun sequence genomic DNA:
tttttgtttttgtttttttatgatttttttcaaaattatctttgttgattttattttttaatattaagctgcttgttacaattataatatttgGGGAAAGCAGTGTAGCTTTCCACACAAAttactatagattgctacagtggtttcaccacatgttttttttttctaaaattgtgtttgtcgatttttttttaatattgaggttgtcgagaattacaattacaataaagttaaatcatgtggaGAAAGCACTataactttcctcacaaaacattgttgattgctatagtgtctccccacaatatttttttttcttatgattttttcaaaattatctttgccaattttatgtttttaatattgagctggttgagaattacaatgaCAAGTAATTACaagtaaggctaaatcatgtggtgaagcactgtagctttccacAAAAAACATTGTgtattactacagtgtttccaacatggtttttttttctatttttttgtgttttttttgttatgaattgtttcaaaattatctttatcgattttattttcttaatattgagttgggtgagaatttagctttgtaatttttttatttaaaacattgtggattgttgTAGTGTTCccccatattgtttttttattataattttttccaaaattatctttgtcagttttattttcttaatattgagttggttgagaattacaattacaataatgctaaatcatgtgggaaaagcactgtagctttcctcacaaaacactgtggattgctatagtgtttctccacatggttttttttcctgttttttttttgttttcttttttgttatgatttttttaaaaattatctgtcgattttatttttttaatattgagctggttgagaatttagctttataattttttctttaaaacattgtggaatgctacaatgtttcctcacatagttttttttttttgttttttatgctttttttaaaaattatctttttcaattttattttttaatattaagctgctTGTTACAATTACAATATGTGGGGAAAGCAGTGTAACTTTCCTCACAAattactatggattgctacagtgttttcacCATacggttttttttatgttttttttactaaaattgtctttgttgatttatttttttaatattaagctagttgagaattacaattacaagaaaagctaaatcatatgaggaaagcattgtagcttttcccacaaaacaatgtggattgctatagtgttacctcacatggtttttttcctttttttgtgttttcttttttgtgaagATTTTTTCCACAAtaatctttgtcgattttattattttaatattgagctggttagaatttagctttgtaatttcttttctttaaaacattatgaattgctacagtgtttccccacatggttttttttatgtttttttttctaaaattatctttgtcaattttagttttttcaatattgagttttttgagaattacaattacaataaagctaaatcatgtggagaaagtactgtagctttcctcacaaaacactgtggattgctacagtgtctcccacatagttttttttttcttatgattttttcaaaattatctttgtcgattttatgtttttaatattgaggtggttgagaattataattacaagtaaTTACAattaaagctaaatcatgtggggaagcactgtagctttcctcaaaaacactgtggattgcgaCAGTGTTTccaacttagtttttttttttttctgtttttttgttatgatttttttcaaaattatctttgtcaattttatttttttaatattgagctgggtgagaatttagctttgtaatttgtttttctttaaaacactgtgattGTTGTAGTGTTCCcccacattgtttttttttttgtttttttattatgatttttttcaaaattatctttgtcgattttatttttttaatattgagttgattgagaattacaattataataagactaaatcatgtggggataGCATTGtcgctttcctcacaaaacactatggattgctacatgcttccctacatggtttttttttttatgatttttttcaaaattttctttgtcgatttttttttaatattgagctggtaaataatttatctttgtaattttttttattaacagaaaagctaaatcatgtagCAAAAAGATAAATCATGTTGGGAAAACACTGTATTTTTTGtcacaaaacattatggattactacaaaTCATTTCATtcagtttttaagtttttgattactaatacaacttttttttctgttataaaatatttttaatttttattatttatataatatttatttataattataatattactaatacaacttttttttctgttataaaatatttttaatttttattatttatctaatatttatttataattataatatttattttataaacccACGATCATGCCGTAGACAgagattttctattttatctaaCGTCTAACATACACGAAACAAAATCGATAcacattaaatacaaaatatggaGTCCGGCCCATGTCTAATTCAGTCCAGTCAAATTAACTACCTCATTAACCATTTAACTAAAAGTATCTAACATCACACGTGGTGTTGGTGGCGCGTGGGGGTAACAGCTTGATTATAAATTTGTCGGTTGGCACTTAGCAACTTCTAGACGTTAGTTACTCGCTCACCTCTACCTCTTTCTCTGTACTTAATTTCTCTCTCCCTGGTTAACTAGCTAATCATCTCAGGTATGCAAACCTaatccaatatttttattttcatttttttgataATCACTTGATTCTTTCTGATTACACGTAAATTTCGAGTtcattattttctaatgttttctGATGAATTAATgaattgttgtcttttttttattacaaataatcCCCCAAGTATCAAGAAATGCATGTCGATCAATTCTTTTCATGGGTTATTTCCACTTGTTAGATAGCCTGGTAATATGGgcgtttctttaatttttctttacctTGGAAATATGTTTTGAAGATTTGAAGAGATTTGAAGATTTATGCATGACTGTAGACTAATCTATTCTAGAAATTCATGTTAACAGTTCAAGGAAGAGCATCTAATGATTTTTTGTTGTGCTATTGGGATGTGAGGGAGGGGCCGCTGGAGGTTATGGACCTTAGGATTGCAAGATATGGCTAGGCTGAATGGAAATGATAATGCATAGTGTCTTATTCtgatatttttcttatcttaaCTATCCTTTAAAAACTTGCCTTTTCTGTGTATATAATTGCATCATCTCTATAAGGTGTTGAAGGGAGCAATGATGATTTCTAGAAACAAAAATTGGCTGTGTTAGAATATGTGCTAAGATTTTATATAATACCTCCTCAATCAGGTCAACTTATATCTAGCTTGCACATTGTAAAACTTCACCATGTATCCCGGTGGTTACACTGCTGAGGTTACAAGCTTATCTCCTAAAGCAGAAGAGAAGGATGTGTACGAATTTTTTTCTCACTGTGGTGCTATTGAGCATGTTGAAATCATCAGGTAATATGCGGCCACCGAGCTTCTTGCTTGCAAATTATGAATTTACTCCTAAGAGCAATTTCCATCAGAGTATATTTACAAATCATCAGTATATTTATGCCATTATATACTTGAAAAACTGATTAGTGAATGCTTCTTTTGTAAAAGGTCAAAAAATGAAATGCATATGTTTTACCCTTTCAATGAATCAGTGGTTTAGATAGATAGattgataatattaatttatgacaTGTTTGGAGTCTAACTCCATCCCTAAAATAATTGCAATTCCTTTGCTAGAGGATTCCAATAATTGTCCTTTCCATTGAACCAAGATTGGTATGTTTAAAGACCTCTAATGCAGTCTCTGAAATTGAATTGCTTCTTgaacaaaaattgaaattaaggttTGAATTCCTCATGTGTTTCTCATAAAAGCTTTTCCATTATTCAGTATTCATTCCTCtgcatttctttatttattcgGTATTGTCTATTTCCATTATTTGGTAATCGTTCCTCTGTATTTCTTTATTCATCTGATAAACTAGGAATGTATTTTCCCACGCTTTTTGTCACAAAATATGAGGTCAAACATTACTATCTACAATCATTTAATGTATTCTTAGTTGCTCacttatttttctatatttaagtATAAAATATTATGGAAAAGAGGCATTTGATGAGATGTCAACATTCTGTTCTGGTAACAATTACAAATAACAGGAACTTGCACATATCAAGAGATGAGTCAAAGGGTGTTGATAGGCCAGTGTTAAGTGCTATCCCTATGTTTCTTGGATTGTTGTACTCTTGCCTAGCAGCTTTTGGTTCTGGAGCCTGCATTATGTTTGCACAATCAAATCACACACATctattcattgttatttttccttGGTCATAAACTGTATTTGACTCGAGGAATGCTTACTCTGAAAACAGATCCGGTGAATATGCTTGTACTGCATACGTAACATTTAAAGATGCCTACGGTCTTCAAACTGCTATCCTGCTCAGTGCAAGTTTCTGCTCTCACTTCTGGCAATAAAAATAGTTACTTGATATAGttggggggaaaaaaaaaagtttgtgagCCATTTTGTTTAAGCTACCCTCATAGCTATTTTCCTCGTCAAGTTACTTTCTAAGACTTCAAGATGGGAAATTTCAACTTTCCTCTGTTATTATTgtgataaagatttttttttttcaatggataTGATGACAATGTCACTCTACCCATGTCTGAACTCTGAATAAGTTGGAAGTTTTGACCTCAAATAAGTTATCTCAATATCTTAATATTTGGATTTGAACAACCAGCTCAAATATAGCCTGACATAAGTTGGAAGTTCACAGTTCTGCTTCAAAGTATGACCTTATGTGGAATCATAAATCTGAATGACCATTGAACTAGAAGTTCATCATTACCTCTTAAGAAAACGTTTTTGGATTGCCTCTATATTTTAATCACTCAAAACTGTTTATAATTCTCTTTTAATTGGTGTTTATGAGATCATCATTAGGATTTCAGCTAATGATTTCACATGCTTACTGATGGCAAATTGCTCGTTAGTTTTCCTTTTctgagaaaaaatcattttgaaggcTACCTTTTTAGCTACAGAATAAACTTGAatgaatttcttttgttttgtattgtaTCGAACTTCAGCTTTCAGCTGAATGATCCAATAGCCATCATGAACACCTACTTGGTTCTTTGGCCTAGCTATCTGACATTTTCTTAGTGATTAATCTGACATTTTCTTAGTgattaatagatttattttgctctaattttatgttttagggAGCCACCATTGTAGATCAACGTGTTTGCATAACACACTGGGGAACTTTTGTGGATGAATTTGATGCTTGGGGCAGTTCATCAATGGATGAAGGAAACACCAGCTCAGCGGTAATATCTTTACTTGTGGTAGCATGCTGAGTGCTCTTTTTACTATcccatttattttgtatataagTTTACAAATTCTTAAGCTCATCGGTTTAAGTTGAGTATGGCAAAATTTATCTAAtctcaaaatttgaaatatttcttCAAAAACTCAATAAGAGGTAAAGGATAGCCGTTTCCTCTTGCAACCTATTGGACAGAAAATCAAAAGTACAGTAGTATGTTTTGGATGTATCAACACTCTATACATCCAGAGTTCAACAAGCATGTTTTGGTCATTGTCCAGCTAAAACATACCTGCAAGTTACTAAGACAATACGATAGATAGTAATTGCCAATATAAGCAACCCGACTGGGTGATTTAATAAAACACATGATGTTTATCATACAAGTGAAGGGGTTGAGGTGCATCTCAATGATGCAACCAAGCCAAATCACATCTTTATATGGTCATGATACCCTTGTATCTAAGAAGTCCTAAATTGGGTGCGTAGTTTTGGAATTGGATGCCACCATGCTGTACAGCTTGCTCTTCCTTGGATGCACTATCTATTCTTTTTAACACTGAATGTGAACATTGCACCCTGCATAATAATTGTTCATAGCAAGTGAAATGACATTGCACCTAATAGTTTTCTATTAGTGTAGCTTCTCTTTTGAACCAACTCTTCTACATTCTCGGCAGGGAATTCCCTTCGGCCAGTTTGTTTCTACCCCTGGAGAAGCAGTAACTGTTGCTCAGGAAGTTGTTAAAACAATGTTATCCAAGGGATACATTTTGGGAAAAGATGCAATGGTCAAGGCCAAAGCTTTTGACGAATCTCATCAAGTCTTAGCTACCGCAGCTGCCAAGATGTCGGAGCTAAGCAATAGAATCGGGCTCGCTGATAAGATTTTTGCAGGAATGGAAACTGTGAAGGGCGTGGATGAGAAGTACCATGTTTCAGAATTCACCAAATCAGCTGCTAATGCTGTAGTCAACAGCCCCTACTTTACTAAGGGAGCTCTTTGGGTTTCAGGTGTTTTGACACAGGCAGCCGAAGCTGCAGCTGATTTGGGCAAGAAGGCTAGCACATGAGTGaagtttttctttcaaacaGCAGCAAGGGTCTTTTACTTCTGttcttgtataaaaataaatattagtccTTTTAGATGCAGCTACTCTTACACAGATTAGCGTCTAATGCTTTAATGAATAGCAGCTACTATGCTAAGGGagcattttgtgtttttggccTATTGACATGTGAAgcttaaaagttgttttttagctACTATGCTAAGGGAGCACTGTGTTTTTGGCCTTTTGACATGTGAAGCTTAAAAGTTGTATTTTAGCTACTGGAGTTCAAAGCCCGGATTGTGCGCAGTTTTGGACTATAGGCTCAAGATACATCTATGGATCATTGATGTTTATACCTAACATTTTCAGctgtcggtttttttttaattattttaattatggtGGTTGATATCACAATTCTTCAACTTCATGGTTTAGTTGGGCTGCTGTTGATACATCTTATTCACTGAAAGTCTTTACATGTGTAAATGGAAACTAAGCGGTAGGATGTAGATCGATTCTCTTGGATTCTTATGGTTGGCAGCTATGTGACGGTGCATTGTACAGCTTGCAGGTTCTGAATACAGTTCCTTGACAAATAAATTGTCAAATCTCTTGAATAATTGACCTTCGTTGGTATATGCTTGGAGTTGCGTTTATTTATAGTGATCATAAGCTGGACAGTACTATTCCTGATGTGTTGGGTAGTTTGTGTGATGATGCAATCTGGTTCCTTTCCGAGGACCACAAAGCTGAACCATCATTTATGCTAGTCGGTCAGCAAAAGTTTTGAGCATTCGACACCCAGGACTGGTCTTGCAAGGCAAAGTATACCGGAAAATAAGTTTCTCTATACAATTAACTGCCACTAACATCCAAGAATGTTGGATCTTGGCTGCCAAGTATTTCAACATCTGTTCTTTGTATTGCGACCGTCTTATGAGCACATCGGAGGAGGGTTGGCTACTTGGCTTCTTGacgtttgtgaattacaatgcCTACTTTTCTCGTCTTTGGTCACGCATTAACTAATTTCTAATCCTTCTTATTGCGTTTTCTTGTCTGCCAGCCACTTAATGATATCGTTCTTTACCCTACGAAAATGCAGACCCACTATGTCTCTCTTTAGTCCGCACAGCCTAATAGCTCCTTTAATCCGCCAAAAATTGTGCCTCAAGAAGCAACCCTTATCTTCTACCATCCATCATTAATGCCTCGTTTTGCGAAACTTGCCCTAAGAAAGCATGAATCATCTTCCAAAATGCCACCTATAAAATACTTTCTGTAATTAAGCTACACATTTTGCATCACCTTAACCACTTTCCGAACCCAATAATTGAGTGATTATGGATAGAGAAATCTTACGCAAGGGCCCTTGTTTCTCACAATAAGACAAGCAGAACCATGGCCAATTAATATATGGATCAGTGGGATTATAGAGCCTTGTTCAAAACGTTTCAACACATCGTGCATTTGTTGCCTTCAGCCTCAAGTTGACGGAATTGTTTCGAGGAACATTTATGGCACAGGTAGCTGATAAAAAGTAGTTTGTTCTCTACTTGTGTTTCTTTTGCTCACTAATTGCGCTTTGCTTGTGACCAACCACACTGAAGTCAACTTGATTAGACAGAGCTGTGTCATGTAGCCAGTGTTGTGATTTTGTGGCTGGACTGTAAAGGATACTTGTGAACTTGGATTCAGCGACAGGATTTGAAATGAGATGACGAGCAGATATAAGGCTGTTTGGATCCCTTCGGCTGATTTATGTCGTTCTATTCATTCATGTGTCTTTTTATGAAATCTCCGTTCTTTAATTTGGCATAGCATGAGTATAATCAGGGTTttttgagattgttttttaaagtgtttttgttttagaaatatattaaaaatagtatattttttatttttaaaaaattattttatatcaaaataatctaaaaatataaaaaaattaataaaaaattcaatctttacCAACCTAACGCAATACAAAACAGAGGATTAATAACTTATGGGATCTGGCGCCGCAGGCTATGCATCTAGTTGCCGACCTCCACAAATGACATGGGAAGAATTTTAGAATagaatctttcaattttttatggtCTCTGGATAATCAGTTCAGTTGCTTC
This region includes:
- the LOC7482466 gene encoding binding partner of ACD11 1 isoform X2; its protein translation is MYPGGYTAEVTSLSPKAEEKDVYEFFSHCGAIEHVEIIRSGEYACTAYVTFKDAYGLQTAILLSATTIVDQRVCITHWGTFVDEFDAWGSSSMDEGNTSSAGIPFGQFVSTPGEAVTVAQEVVKTMLSKGYILGKDAMVKAKAFDESHQVLATAAAKMSELSNRIGLADKIFAGMETVKGVDEKYHVSEFTKSAANAVVNSPYFTKGALWVSGVLTQAAEAAADLGKKAST